A stretch of the uncultured Trichococcus sp. genome encodes the following:
- a CDS encoding addiction module toxin RelE: MHKIEWTALSKQDYDSLDGSQKIFVDKAIVRIKESGMQAGQALHGSLSECRKLKNKKMGLRIVFREINGKIEVIQIVAIGKRDKKEVYKTAENRINAE; encoded by the coding sequence GTGCATAAGATAGAATGGACAGCGTTATCGAAACAGGATTACGATTCTCTGGATGGAAGTCAGAAGATTTTCGTGGACAAAGCTATTGTAAGGATTAAAGAATCTGGTATGCAAGCAGGACAGGCATTACACGGTTCACTGAGCGAGTGTAGGAAGTTGAAGAACAAAAAAATGGGGCTTCGAATTGTATTTCGGGAGATAAATGGAAAAATCGAGGTTATCCAGATAGTCGCAATCGGCAAACGAGATAAAAAAGAAGTTTATAAAACAGCGGAAAATAGAATCAATGCTGAGTAG